In a genomic window of Gigantopelta aegis isolate Gae_Host chromosome 9, Gae_host_genome, whole genome shotgun sequence:
- the LOC121382093 gene encoding uncharacterized protein LOC121382093 isoform X2 — MECVISSVRRQLITRLQNEIAQEIQTDDWRQSKPIKWRITSKLLFHLREMCPLYGPDIFYKKSGTLFVVLDGESRVNDCISCASLIDTFLAERPCIVIGDISAVAANWMLLKQDCNRGILQQSAVGFFSWLVSSLS, encoded by the exons ATGGAGTGTGTTATAAGCTCGGTCAGACGTCAGTTGATCACGAGGCTGCAAAACGAGATTGCGCAAGAGATTCAAACGGACGACTGGCGTCAATCAAAACCAATCAAATGGCGTATTACATCAAAACTGCTGTTTCACCTCAGGGAAATGTGTCCACTATATGGTCcagatatattttacaaaaagtcgGGAACACTGTTCGTCGTCCTTGATGGTGAATCGAGAGTCAATGACTGTATCAGCTGTGCGTCTTTGATTGACACTTTTTTGGCTGAACGGCCCTGCATTGTGATTGGTGACATTTCTGCCGTGGCTGCTAATTGGATG CTCCTGAAACAGGATTGCAACCGGGGGATTTTGCAGCAATCGGCTGTGGGATTTTTCTCGTGGTTAGTTTCATCGTTGTCATGA
- the LOC121382093 gene encoding uncharacterized protein LOC121382093 isoform X1 has translation MECVISSVRRQLITRLQNEIAQEIQTDDWRQSKPIKWRITSKLLFHLREMCPLYGPDIFYKKSGTLFVVLDGESRVNDCISCASLIDTFLAERPCIVIGDISAVAANWMVVNCSSSYGYICEASTAPETGLQPGDFAAIGCGIFLVVSFIVVMIVDLIKNPAATAPKDTRPIEP, from the exons ATGGAGTGTGTTATAAGCTCGGTCAGACGTCAGTTGATCACGAGGCTGCAAAACGAGATTGCGCAAGAGATTCAAACGGACGACTGGCGTCAATCAAAACCAATCAAATGGCGTATTACATCAAAACTGCTGTTTCACCTCAGGGAAATGTGTCCACTATATGGTCcagatatattttacaaaaagtcgGGAACACTGTTCGTCGTCCTTGATGGTGAATCGAGAGTCAATGACTGTATCAGCTGTGCGTCTTTGATTGACACTTTTTTGGCTGAACGGCCCTGCATTGTGATTGGTGACATTTCTGCCGTGGCTGCTAATTGGATGGTAGTTAACTGTAGCTCCTCCTATGGTTATATATGTGAAGCGTCTACCG CTCCTGAAACAGGATTGCAACCGGGGGATTTTGCAGCAATCGGCTGTGGGATTTTTCTCGTGGTTAGTTTCATCGTTGTCATGATCGTGGACCTCATCAAAAACCCAGCTGCTACGGCTCCAAAAGATACACGGCCAATCGAACCATAG